A single genomic interval of Litoreibacter ponti harbors:
- a CDS encoding ABC transporter ATP-binding protein: MIRFIDVHKAFGENRVLRGVNLHIPKGESMVIIGGSGTGKSVALKSVLGLVKPDSGTIEVDGKDASKGDHDVFLARFGMLFQGGALFDSLTVWQNVAFRLLRGALKRPADEARAIAIEKLRRVGLKADVADRYPAELSGGMQKRVGLARAIAAEPEIIFFDEPTTGLDPIMSGVINELIREIVVEMGATAMTITHDMSSVRAIADRVAMLHDGVIQWTGPVADMDASGDPYVDQFISGSAHGPIEAVR; the protein is encoded by the coding sequence ATGATCCGCTTCATCGACGTCCACAAGGCCTTTGGCGAGAACCGCGTGCTGCGCGGGGTGAACCTGCATATCCCCAAGGGCGAGAGCATGGTGATCATCGGCGGCTCGGGCACGGGTAAGTCAGTGGCGCTGAAATCCGTGCTGGGCCTCGTGAAGCCCGACAGCGGCACGATCGAGGTGGACGGCAAGGACGCAAGCAAGGGCGACCACGATGTCTTCCTGGCGCGTTTCGGGATGCTGTTTCAGGGGGGCGCGCTGTTTGACAGCCTGACGGTCTGGCAGAACGTGGCCTTCCGCCTGCTGCGCGGCGCATTGAAGCGCCCGGCGGACGAGGCCCGCGCCATTGCCATCGAGAAGCTGCGCCGGGTGGGGCTGAAGGCGGATGTGGCCGACCGCTACCCGGCCGAGCTGTCGGGCGGCATGCAAAAGCGCGTGGGGCTCGCCCGTGCCATCGCCGCGGAGCCCGAGATCATCTTCTTTGACGAGCCCACAACCGGTCTCGACCCGATCATGTCCGGCGTAATCAACGAGCTGATCCGCGAGATCGTGGTCGAAATGGGCGCCACCGCCATGACCATCACCCACGATATGTCGAGCGTGCGCGCCATCGCGGACCGGGTCGCGATGCTCCATGACGGGGTGATCCAGTGGACCGGACCGGTGGCCGACATGGACGCCTCCGGCGATCCTTATGTGGATCAATTCATCTCCGGCAGCGCCCATGGCCCGATCGAGGCGGTGCGTTAG
- a CDS encoding fatty acid desaturase: MFQDPELPRPTALAADAPAMEWVRHLAKFRDPNTPRSLFELAITLLPFLGIWAAAWAMLQVSTPLAMALALVNGLFLVRLFCIQHDCGHGSFFQNHRVSDWVGRALGVLTITPYDIWRRSHAIHHGAAGNLDDRGFGDIDTLTVAEYQARGWLGRLKYRAYRNPLVLFVLGPAYVFFLEHRLPVGYMKQGAKYWLSSMGTNLGIAVILGAILWFGGWKPLVLIFIPTTLLAACLGVWLFYVQHQFEETHWDHKDDWQLHEAALHGSSHYILPQPLAWFSANIGIHHVHHLYSRIPFYRLPEVLRTHTQLAEANRLTVRESLKTVGLQLWCEQSRRLISFREARLSRKV; encoded by the coding sequence ATGTTCCAAGATCCCGAGTTGCCCCGGCCGACAGCGTTGGCCGCAGATGCCCCTGCCATGGAATGGGTGCGCCACCTCGCAAAATTTCGTGACCCGAACACGCCGCGTTCGCTGTTCGAGCTGGCGATAACCCTGCTGCCGTTCCTCGGCATCTGGGCTGCGGCCTGGGCGATGTTGCAGGTCAGCACGCCGCTGGCCATGGCGCTGGCGCTGGTCAACGGGCTGTTTCTGGTGCGGCTCTTCTGCATCCAGCATGATTGCGGCCACGGCTCGTTCTTTCAAAACCACCGGGTCTCCGATTGGGTCGGCCGCGCGCTTGGCGTGCTGACGATCACGCCATACGACATCTGGCGCCGCTCCCACGCGATCCACCACGGGGCCGCGGGCAATCTCGACGATCGGGGCTTTGGCGATATCGACACGCTGACCGTGGCCGAGTACCAGGCCCGCGGCTGGCTGGGCCGATTGAAATACCGCGCCTACCGCAATCCGCTGGTCCTTTTCGTGCTGGGCCCCGCCTACGTCTTCTTCCTCGAGCATCGTCTGCCCGTGGGCTACATGAAGCAGGGCGCGAAATACTGGCTGTCCTCCATGGGCACCAATCTGGGCATCGCCGTGATTCTTGGCGCGATCCTGTGGTTTGGCGGCTGGAAGCCCTTGGTGCTGATCTTCATCCCGACAACCTTGCTGGCCGCCTGTCTGGGCGTGTGGCTGTTTTACGTGCAGCATCAATTCGAAGAGACCCATTGGGATCACAAGGATGACTGGCAGCTGCACGAGGCGGCGCTGCACGGCTCATCGCACTACATCCTGCCGCAGCCGCTGGCGTGGTTCTCGGCCAATATCGGCATTCACCACGTCCATCACCTCTATTCGCGCATCCCGTTCTACCGGCTGCCAGAGGTGCTACGCACCCACACGCAACTGGCCGAGGCAAACCGCCTGACCGTGCGCGAAAGCCTAAAGACGGTGGGCTTACAGCTGTGGTGCGAGCAGTCCCGCCGCCTGATCAGCTTCCGCGAAGCCAGACTTTCCCGGAAAGTCTGA
- a CDS encoding paraquat-inducible protein A, whose translation MLKLANLSLLVLFPIAWFAPLLKAGLLPFFALSEISVITGVQTLWEKDVVLALLVTFFALVAPMLKVGGLALVQFRLASPRLLPAITILGKLAMADIFLIALYIVLAKGVGVGRVETGWGLYLFTFCVLASLALSFASARK comes from the coding sequence ATGCTTAAACTTGCCAACCTGTCGCTTCTGGTGCTGTTCCCCATCGCGTGGTTCGCGCCGCTGTTGAAAGCGGGGCTGCTGCCGTTTTTCGCTTTGTCGGAAATCTCCGTCATCACCGGGGTGCAGACCCTGTGGGAGAAGGACGTGGTGCTCGCGCTGCTGGTGACCTTCTTCGCGCTTGTGGCGCCGATGCTGAAGGTCGGGGGGCTGGCGTTGGTGCAGTTTCGCCTCGCCTCGCCCCGGCTGCTGCCTGCGATCACCATTCTGGGCAAGCTAGCCATGGCCGACATCTTTCTGATCGCGCTTTACATCGTGCTGGCCAAGGGGGTGGGCGTCGGCCGGGTCGAGACCGGCTGGGGTTTGTATCTGTTCACCTTTTGCGTGCTGGCTTCGCTAGCGCTGTCATTCGCGAGCGCGCGCAAGTGA
- a CDS encoding pseudouridine synthase — MSRVILFNKPHGVLSQFTDGQARATLSDYIDVPRVYAAGRLDRDSEGLLVLTNDGKLQAKIAHPKFKAAKTYLAQVEGTPERDALDALRLGVVLKDGKTRPAKVEKVPEPDWLWPRDPPVRVRKTVPDTWLRLSITEGRNRQVRRMCAAVGHPCLRLIRVSVGDWALDGIAPGAWRDA; from the coding sequence ATGAGCCGCGTGATCCTGTTCAACAAGCCCCATGGGGTCCTGTCGCAGTTCACCGATGGGCAGGCCCGGGCCACCCTGTCGGACTATATCGACGTGCCGCGGGTCTATGCCGCGGGCCGTCTGGATCGCGACAGTGAAGGCCTGCTGGTGCTGACCAATGATGGCAAGCTGCAGGCCAAGATCGCCCATCCGAAATTCAAGGCCGCCAAGACCTATCTGGCGCAGGTCGAGGGCACGCCGGAGCGGGATGCGCTGGATGCGCTGCGCCTGGGCGTGGTGTTGAAGGACGGCAAGACACGGCCCGCGAAAGTGGAGAAGGTGCCGGAACCCGACTGGCTCTGGCCGCGCGATCCGCCGGTGCGGGTGCGCAAGACGGTGCCCGACACCTGGCTGCGCCTCAGCATCACCGAGGGGCGCAACCGGCAGGTGCGCCGCATGTGCGCCGCCGTGGGCCATCCGTGCTTGCGGCTGATCCGGGTGAGCGTGGGCGATTGGGCGCTGGATGGCATCGCCCCGGGGGCGTGGCGCGATGCGTGA
- a CDS encoding CvpA family protein, producing MEGFTIVDGVAAGVIVVSAILAYSRGLVRETLSIVGWVAAAIVAFIFAPQAVPLAKEIPYLNTLIEGCEPATITSFALVFAVALVVVSIFTPILSGAVQRSVLGGIDQGLGFLFGVARGVLLVVVAFVIYDRVVADQAIPMVDDSRTAKVVAQMSGDVDSLIPTDAPGWIVGTYEDLISHCTAPAGSDA from the coding sequence ATGGAAGGTTTCACCATTGTAGACGGCGTGGCCGCAGGCGTGATCGTCGTCTCCGCCATCCTGGCCTATTCGCGCGGCTTGGTGCGCGAGACGCTGTCGATCGTGGGCTGGGTCGCCGCGGCCATCGTGGCCTTCATCTTCGCGCCGCAAGCGGTGCCGCTGGCTAAGGAAATTCCCTATCTCAACACGCTGATCGAGGGCTGCGAGCCCGCGACCATCACCTCGTTTGCGCTGGTCTTCGCCGTGGCGCTGGTGGTGGTGTCGATCTTCACGCCGATCCTGTCGGGGGCGGTGCAGCGCTCGGTTCTGGGCGGGATCGATCAGGGGCTTGGCTTCCTGTTTGGCGTGGCCCGGGGTGTGCTTCTGGTGGTCGTGGCCTTCGTGATCTACGACCGCGTCGTGGCCGATCAGGCGATCCCTATGGTCGACGATTCGCGCACCGCCAAGGTCGTGGCGCAGATGTCGGGCGATGTGGATTCGCTGATCCCGACCGACGCGCCGGGCTGGATCGTGGGGACTTATGAAGACCTGATCTCCCACTGCACAGCGCCCGCAGGCTCCGACGCGTAA
- a CDS encoding biotin transporter BioY — translation MTLTQAAFGADTFTKKLALVLGGSLFIALAAQVSVPFFPVPMTLQTLAILIVGLSFGARLGAVTLLAYLAEGAAGLSVFANGGAGFAYMMGPTGGFLLGFVAMAYVAGLAAGRGMVTMLVASFAAAALIYLPGLAWPAAMLGKTMPELLSGWMLPFLAGDALKAVLAVMAVAGGMKLLAK, via the coding sequence ATGACTTTGACGCAAGCCGCCTTTGGGGCCGACACATTCACCAAGAAGCTGGCGCTGGTGCTGGGCGGCTCGCTGTTCATCGCGCTGGCCGCGCAGGTCAGCGTGCCGTTCTTCCCGGTGCCGATGACGCTGCAGACGCTGGCGATCCTGATCGTGGGGCTGTCCTTTGGCGCACGGCTCGGCGCGGTGACCCTGCTGGCCTATCTGGCCGAAGGCGCTGCGGGCCTGTCGGTGTTCGCCAATGGCGGCGCGGGCTTTGCCTATATGATGGGCCCGACCGGGGGCTTCCTGCTGGGCTTCGTCGCGATGGCTTATGTGGCCGGTCTGGCCGCGGGTCGTGGCATGGTGACGATGCTGGTCGCGAGCTTTGCCGCCGCCGCGCTGATTTATCTGCCGGGCCTGGCCTGGCCCGCTGCGATGCTGGGCAAGACCATGCCCGAGCTGCTGTCCGGTTGGATGCTGCCCTTCCTTGCGGGCGATGCGCTCAAGGCCGTGCTGGCCGTTATGGCGGTTGCGGGCGGCATGAAGCTGCTCGCCAAGTAA
- a CDS encoding SDR family NAD(P)-dependent oxidoreductase, protein MSDETQKIAMVTGASRGLGAAMAEALAQRGYHVVALARTTGALEELDDRIQAKGGAATLVPVDICNDDAMAQICHSIHQRWGHVDLLVHAAIHAPPLSPMEFFDAKDLDKTIATNIRATARLILNTLPLLKAAPDAHAVFFNDPVKAEKFHGGYGMSKAAQMRMARTMQDECAKSGPQVHVLTPQPLPTATRGRFYPGEDRAKLTDPHTEAARLLDELPL, encoded by the coding sequence ATGAGTGATGAGACACAAAAAATCGCCATGGTCACCGGGGCCTCGCGCGGCCTTGGCGCCGCCATGGCAGAGGCGCTGGCGCAGCGCGGCTACCATGTCGTGGCGCTCGCCCGCACCACCGGCGCGCTTGAAGAGCTCGACGACCGCATTCAGGCCAAGGGCGGCGCGGCCACCCTGGTGCCCGTCGACATCTGCAATGACGACGCCATGGCGCAGATCTGCCATTCGATCCACCAGAGGTGGGGCCATGTGGACCTGCTGGTCCATGCCGCGATCCATGCGCCGCCGCTTTCGCCGATGGAATTCTTCGACGCCAAGGATCTCGACAAGACCATCGCCACGAACATTCGCGCCACCGCGCGGCTGATCCTCAACACTCTGCCCCTGCTCAAGGCCGCCCCGGACGCGCACGCCGTCTTCTTCAACGATCCCGTGAAGGCCGAGAAGTTCCACGGCGGCTACGGCATGAGCAAGGCCGCCCAGATGCGCATGGCCCGTACGATGCAGGATGAATGCGCCAAGTCCGGCCCGCAGGTGCATGTGCTGACGCCCCAGCCCCTGCCCACGGCCACCCGCGGGCGGTTCTACCCCGGGGAGGATCGCGCAAAGCTCACCGACCCGCATACCGAGGCCGCGCGGCTGCTCGACGAGCTGCCGCTCTAG
- a CDS encoding DNA repair protein, with protein sequence MTGANQTWLQIQQFFQKVALVAVVAFSIVVIGATILAALGLAPWLSFTAAYGETQVPAAGMITQLFLAALAISLCFYLPSNRRILELEKSHRNFHISMEDVTRAYLTAHKADKEELFTLSSEFDSVRERILHMRDHPELHTLESSVLEVAAQMSHEARDLADVYSEEKVQRARGFLRARQREIEEYRAQIALAQQTCAELKRWSQQVNVEDSVVAAQMQRLEEDLAEILPLIGYEMADAPEVEENVVPLPKPKAPAAQDA encoded by the coding sequence ATGACGGGTGCCAACCAAACCTGGCTGCAGATCCAACAGTTTTTCCAGAAAGTGGCTCTGGTAGCCGTGGTGGCCTTCTCGATCGTGGTCATTGGCGCGACCATTCTGGCCGCTCTGGGCCTCGCCCCCTGGTTGAGTTTCACCGCCGCCTATGGCGAGACCCAGGTGCCTGCGGCGGGCATGATCACCCAGCTGTTCCTGGCCGCCCTGGCCATTTCATTGTGCTTCTACCTGCCATCGAACCGCCGCATCCTCGAGCTGGAGAAGTCGCACCGCAACTTCCACATCTCCATGGAGGACGTCACCCGCGCCTACCTGACCGCCCACAAGGCCGACAAGGAAGAGCTGTTCACCCTGTCGAGCGAGTTCGATTCCGTGCGCGAGCGCATCCTGCACATGCGCGACCATCCTGAGCTGCACACGCTGGAAAGCTCCGTGCTGGAGGTTGCCGCCCAGATGAGCCACGAGGCGCGCGATCTGGCGGACGTGTACTCAGAAGAGAAGGTGCAGCGTGCCCGCGGCTTCCTGCGCGCCCGCCAGCGCGAGATCGAGGAATACCGTGCCCAGATCGCGCTTGCGCAGCAGACCTGCGCCGAGCTGAAGCGCTGGTCGCAGCAGGTCAATGTCGAGGACAGCGTGGTTGCGGCCCAGATGCAGCGTCTCGAGGAAGACCTGGCCGAGATCCTGCCGCTGATCGGATACGAGATGGCAGACGCGCCCGAGGTCGAAGAGAATGTCGTGCCCCTGCCCAAGCCCAAAGCCCCTGCCGCGCAGGACGCCTGA
- a CDS encoding MlaE family ABC transporter permease, which yields MAPLAALGALTLAVLAAFGRIAIYAGETISHLVRPPFYFREFLTQLLQVGYFSLPVVGLTTIFTGGALALQIYAGGARFNAEAVVPQIVAIGMVRELGPVLVGLMIAARVTSSIAAEIATMKVTEQLDALVTLSTNPMKYLTLPRVLAAVIVVPLLVAVGDVIGIMGGWLVATGTLGFNSAAYLQNTADFLQASDIFSSLAKGAVFGFIAALMGCYYGMNSGRGAQGVGKATKGSVEAAAVLILAANFVLTGVFFST from the coding sequence CTGGCCCCCCTGGCCGCGCTCGGCGCGCTGACCCTTGCGGTGCTGGCCGCCTTTGGGCGGATCGCCATCTATGCGGGCGAGACGATCAGCCATCTGGTCCGCCCGCCGTTTTATTTCCGCGAGTTCCTGACCCAGCTCCTGCAGGTGGGCTACTTCTCGCTGCCTGTGGTTGGTCTCACGACCATTTTCACCGGCGGCGCGCTGGCGCTGCAGATTTATGCGGGCGGCGCGCGTTTCAACGCCGAGGCCGTCGTGCCGCAGATCGTCGCCATCGGCATGGTGCGCGAGCTGGGCCCGGTTCTGGTCGGCCTGATGATCGCCGCGCGGGTGACGTCGTCCATTGCCGCCGAGATCGCCACCATGAAGGTGACCGAGCAGCTCGACGCGCTGGTTACGCTGTCCACCAACCCGATGAAGTATCTGACGCTGCCGCGCGTGCTGGCCGCGGTGATCGTGGTGCCGCTGCTGGTCGCCGTGGGCGACGTGATCGGCATCATGGGCGGCTGGCTGGTGGCCACTGGCACGCTGGGGTTCAACTCGGCCGCCTACCTGCAGAACACCGCCGATTTCCTGCAGGCCTCCGACATCTTTTCGTCGCTGGCCAAGGGCGCCGTCTTCGGCTTCATCGCAGCGCTGATGGGATGCTATTACGGCATGAATTCCGGTCGCGGCGCACAGGGCGTCGGCAAGGCCACCAAAGGATCGGTGGAGGCGGCAGCGGTGCTGATTCTCGCGGCCAACTTCGTGCTGACGGGGGTGTTCTTCTCGACATGA
- a CDS encoding SGNH/GDSL hydrolase family protein, which translates to MRDVALKLALLPVLAAQGWRARKTARSLDAPEGARSGVVGQGAPLRLLILGDSSALGVGTRHQRDAISGQLTRRMARKRQVHWTLNAVSGATTAQTLARLKAEESGPFDMAVICLGVNDVTKNETLRRWLGRKRALCETLRGAYGCEHVFVSGMPPIGSFPLLPNPLRWVLAQQGRRWDRALAVMLGGMEGCYYVKAAESLRPEQMSEDGFHPGPQVYAMWAREVMSEMEPFL; encoded by the coding sequence ATGCGTGATGTGGCGTTGAAACTGGCGCTGCTGCCCGTGCTGGCGGCGCAGGGCTGGCGGGCGCGGAAGACGGCCCGCTCGCTGGACGCGCCCGAGGGCGCGCGGTCAGGCGTTGTGGGGCAGGGCGCGCCGCTTCGGCTGCTGATCCTGGGCGACAGCTCGGCGCTGGGGGTCGGGACGCGGCATCAACGGGATGCGATCTCTGGCCAGCTGACCCGCCGCATGGCGCGCAAGCGGCAGGTGCATTGGACGCTCAACGCGGTCAGCGGGGCCACAACGGCGCAAACCCTCGCGCGGCTCAAGGCAGAGGAGTCCGGCCCGTTCGACATGGCCGTGATCTGCCTTGGGGTGAATGACGTCACCAAGAACGAGACGCTGCGGCGCTGGCTGGGCCGCAAGCGCGCGCTCTGCGAGACGCTGCGCGGGGCTTACGGGTGCGAGCATGTGTTCGTGTCGGGCATGCCGCCGATCGGCTCGTTTCCCTTGCTGCCCAACCCGCTGCGCTGGGTGCTGGCGCAGCAGGGCCGGCGGTGGGACCGGGCGCTCGCGGTGATGCTGGGTGGGATGGAGGGGTGCTACTATGTGAAGGCCGCCGAGAGCCTCAGGCCCGAGCAGATGTCGGAGGATGGTTTCCACCCCGGGCCGCAAGTTTACGCCATGTGGGCCCGAGAGGTGATGTCCGAAATGGAGCCGTTTCTTTGA
- the purF gene encoding amidophosphoribosyltransferase, translating into MSHPTSSRTDENWRETPFDDDKLKEECGIFGVIGTTDAANFAALGLHALQHRGQEAGGIVTYSPEANFQSVRRFGYVRDNFTSATVMEKLPGSLAIGHVRYSTAGSKGQTAIRDVQPFFGEFSMGGAAIAHNGNITNADALRKELVERGSIFQSSSDSECIIHLMARSMGRNIPDRMEEALRKVEGAFSVVAMTRTKLIGVRDPLGVRPLVLGRVGDGYALASETCALDIIGAEFLREIEPGEMVVITAEKGVESHHPFRPAKSRFCIFEHVYFSRPDSILGGRSVYETREAIGRELAKEAPVDADLVCPVPDSGTPAAIGYSLESGIPYAMGIIRNQYMGRTFIEPTEQIRNMGVRLKLNVNRALIRGKRVILVDDSVVRGTTSRKIKEMILDAGAAEVHFRIASPPTAWPCFYGVDTPQREKLLAATMSEDEMREHLGVDSLKFISLDGLYRAVGEAKGRDPSSPQYCDACFSGEYPVEPSDQIDKGFELKTAAE; encoded by the coding sequence ATGTCGCACCCAACCTCCTCTCGTACGGATGAAAACTGGCGAGAGACCCCGTTCGATGACGACAAACTCAAGGAAGAATGCGGCATATTCGGCGTAATCGGCACCACCGATGCGGCGAATTTCGCGGCCCTCGGCCTGCACGCCCTGCAACATCGCGGCCAGGAGGCGGGCGGCATCGTCACCTACTCCCCCGAGGCGAATTTCCAATCCGTGCGCCGCTTCGGCTATGTGCGCGACAATTTCACATCCGCCACGGTCATGGAGAAGCTGCCCGGCAGCCTTGCGATCGGCCATGTGCGCTACTCCACCGCCGGCTCCAAAGGCCAAACCGCGATCCGCGACGTGCAGCCCTTTTTCGGTGAGTTTTCCATGGGCGGCGCGGCCATCGCCCATAACGGCAACATCACCAATGCCGACGCGTTGCGTAAAGAGCTGGTCGAGCGTGGCTCGATCTTCCAAAGCTCGTCCGACAGCGAGTGCATCATTCACCTGATGGCCCGCTCCATGGGCCGCAACATTCCCGATCGCATGGAAGAGGCGCTGCGCAAGGTCGAAGGCGCGTTCTCCGTCGTGGCCATGACCCGCACGAAGCTGATCGGCGTGCGCGACCCGCTGGGCGTGCGCCCGCTGGTGCTGGGGCGGGTTGGTGACGGCTATGCGCTGGCCTCTGAGACCTGCGCGCTGGATATCATCGGCGCGGAGTTCCTGCGCGAGATCGAGCCGGGCGAGATGGTCGTCATCACCGCCGAAAAGGGCGTGGAAAGCCACCACCCGTTCCGGCCTGCTAAATCGCGCTTTTGCATTTTCGAGCATGTCTATTTCTCCCGCCCCGACAGCATTCTGGGCGGCCGCTCCGTCTACGAGACCCGCGAGGCCATCGGGCGCGAGCTGGCCAAGGAGGCCCCCGTGGACGCCGATCTGGTCTGCCCGGTGCCCGATTCCGGCACGCCGGCCGCCATCGGCTATTCGCTGGAAAGCGGCATCCCCTACGCCATGGGCATCATCCGCAACCAGTATATGGGCCGGACATTTATTGAGCCCACCGAGCAGATCCGCAACATGGGCGTGCGCCTGAAACTCAACGTCAACCGCGCGCTGATCCGCGGTAAGCGGGTCATTCTGGTCGACGATAGCGTTGTGCGCGGCACCACGTCCCGCAAGATCAAGGAGATGATCCTCGACGCCGGCGCGGCGGAGGTCCATTTCCGCATCGCGAGCCCCCCCACCGCGTGGCCGTGCTTTTACGGCGTGGACACGCCGCAGCGCGAGAAGCTGCTGGCCGCCACCATGTCCGAGGACGAGATGCGCGAGCATCTCGGCGTCGATTCGCTGAAATTCATCTCGCTCGACGGACTCTACCGCGCCGTGGGCGAGGCCAAGGGCCGCGATCCGTCCAGCCCGCAATATTGCGACGCCTGTTTCTCCGGCGAATACCCGGTCGAGCCGAGCGATCAGATCGACAAGGGGTTCGAGCTAAAGACCGCTGCCGAATAA
- the radA gene encoding DNA repair protein RadA, with protein MAKALTHKCTECGAAHTKWSGQCDACGAWNAIIEEAPLTAGPGKKSLGAMRGRTLELSDLNAKDDPPARTASQVGELDRVLGGGLVDASAILVGGDPGIGKSTLLLQAAARFARNGMHVIYVSGEEAAEQIRMRATRLGLSESPVRLAAETNLRDILTTLDKERPKLAIIDSIQTMWSDQVDSAPGSVSQVRAASHELITFAKRTGTAIVLVGHVTKEGQLAGPRVVEHMVDTVLYFEGERGHQFRILRAVKNRFGPADEIGVFEMTGRGLAEVTNPSALFLSDRDKPAPGSVVFSGIEGSRPVLTEIQALVAPSPNPQARRTVVGLDSQRLATILAVLESRCGVPFAGLDVYLNVAGGMRVSEPAADLAVAAALLSAREDVSLPPESVVFGEISLSGALRPVTQAENRLKEASKLGFTSAIGPEQKKLPRVDGMTLRTMPDLATFVQELFGAEQAP; from the coding sequence ATGGCCAAGGCACTCACCCATAAATGCACCGAATGCGGCGCCGCCCACACCAAGTGGTCGGGCCAGTGCGACGCCTGCGGGGCGTGGAACGCCATCATCGAGGAGGCGCCCCTGACCGCGGGTCCGGGCAAGAAGTCGCTGGGCGCGATGCGCGGGCGCACGCTGGAGCTGTCTGATCTCAACGCCAAGGACGATCCGCCCGCGCGCACGGCAAGCCAGGTGGGCGAGCTGGACCGGGTGCTGGGCGGCGGGCTGGTCGATGCCTCGGCCATTCTGGTGGGCGGCGATCCCGGCATCGGCAAATCCACTCTGCTGCTGCAGGCCGCCGCGCGGTTCGCGCGCAACGGAATGCATGTGATCTACGTCTCGGGCGAGGAAGCCGCCGAGCAGATCCGCATGCGTGCCACCCGGCTTGGGCTGTCCGAAAGCCCCGTGCGGCTCGCCGCCGAGACCAACCTGCGCGACATCCTGACAACATTGGACAAGGAGCGCCCGAAGCTTGCGATCATCGACTCTATCCAGACCATGTGGTCCGATCAGGTCGACAGCGCCCCGGGCTCCGTCAGCCAGGTGCGCGCGGCGTCTCATGAGCTGATCACATTCGCCAAACGCACCGGCACCGCGATCGTGCTGGTGGGCCATGTCACCAAGGAAGGCCAGCTGGCCGGCCCGCGCGTGGTCGAGCACATGGTCGACACGGTGCTCTATTTCGAGGGCGAGCGCGGGCATCAGTTCCGCATCCTGCGCGCGGTGAAGAACCGTTTTGGCCCCGCCGACGAGATCGGCGTGTTCGAGATGACCGGCCGCGGTCTGGCCGAGGTTACCAACCCCTCCGCGCTGTTCCTGTCGGACCGCGACAAGCCCGCGCCGGGCTCGGTCGTGTTCTCCGGCATCGAGGGCTCGCGACCCGTTCTGACCGAAATTCAGGCGCTCGTCGCCCCCTCCCCCAACCCGCAGGCGCGGCGCACGGTGGTGGGGCTCGACAGCCAGCGGCTGGCCACGATCCTGGCCGTGCTGGAATCGCGCTGCGGCGTGCCGTTCGCGGGGCTTGATGTGTATCTCAACGTGGCTGGCGGCATGCGGGTGAGCGAGCCCGCCGCCGATCTGGCTGTTGCCGCTGCGCTACTTTCCGCGCGCGAGGATGTCTCTTTGCCGCCGGAATCGGTGGTTTTTGGTGAAATCAGCCTCTCAGGTGCGCTAAGGCCCGTCACACAGGCGGAAAACCGGTTGAAGGAGGCGTCCAAACTGGGCTTTACCTCCGCCATCGGACCCGAGCAGAAGAAGCTGCCCCGGGTCGACGGAATGACACTGCGCACGATGCCCGATCTGGCGACCTTCGTGCAGGAGCTATTCGGGGCAGAGCAGGCCCCCTAG